In one window of Episyrphus balteatus chromosome 3, idEpiBalt1.1, whole genome shotgun sequence DNA:
- the LOC129916060 gene encoding cytochrome c oxidase subunit 4 isoform 1, mitochondrial encodes MSLRLITLAAMRQAAAAVPKNAQVGSVASIHTMDKIGKREIVGYGWNGSANYRDRVDYPMPAIRFREPNNEILALRKKELGDWKKLSIEEKRALYRASFCQTFAELKAGTGEWKMHIGFALMAASVGIWVCILMNLFVYDELPITFDEEHQKAQLKRMLDLEMNPVLGVSSKWDYEKKQWK; translated from the exons ATGTCACTGCGATTGATTACTCTCGCTGCCATGCGACAGGCAGCTGCTGCCGTCCCAAAGAACGCTCAAGTCGGCAGCGTTGCCTCCATTCACACAATGGACAAAATTGGCAAACGTGAAATCGTCGGCTACGGCTGGAACGGTTCTGCCAACTACCGTGACCGTGTCGACTATCCAATGCCCGCTATCCGCTTCAGGGAGCCAAACAATGAGATCTTGGCTCTGCGCAAGAAGGAACTGGGTGACTGGAAGAAGTTGTCGATTGAGGAGAAGCGTGCTTTGTATCGTGCTTCCTTCTGTCAGACTTTCGCTGAATTGAAAGCCGGCACTGGCGAGTGGAAGATGCACATTGGCTTTGCCTTGATGGCTGCCTCCGTTGGTATTTGGGTGTGCATCTTGATGAATTTGTTTG TCTATGATGAACTACCAATTACATTCGATGAGGAACATCAAAAGGCCCAATTGAAGCGTATGCTCGATTTGGAAATGAATCCCGTTTTGGGTGTTTCATCCAAATGGGACTACGAGAAGAAGCAATGGAAGTAA
- the LOC129914830 gene encoding dynactin subunit 5: MEIADTFYSKDEYVQTASGNKVSRQTVLCGSQNIVLNGKVIVQSGAIIRGDLANVRTGRYCVISKNAVIRPPYKQFSKGIAFFPMHIGDHVYIGEGAVVSAAVIGSFVYIGKNAVIGRRCVLKDCCIIEDNAILPPETTVASYMRFTANGTIEGGQGNPNFVPAAMQDQMVDYTKSFYEHFVMAQPA, translated from the exons atggaaaTTGCCGACACATTTTACAGCAAAGATGAATACGTTCAAACT GCATCCGGGAACAAAGTCAGTCGCCAAACTGTCCTCTGTGGCTCCCAAAACATAGTTCTAAATGGCAAAGTGATTGTCCAGAGTGGAGCTATAATTCGTGGCGACTTGGCAAACGTTCGAACTGGTCGATATTGCGTGATTAGTAAAAATGCAGTCATTCGGCCGCCATACAAACAATTTAGCAAAGG AATTGCATTCTTCCCAATGCACATTGGCGATCATGTTTATATTGGTGAAGGAGCTGTTGTCTCCGCCGCTGTAATTGGTTCTTTTgtttatattggaaaaaatgctgtgatt GGACGTCGTTGTGTCCTTAAAGACTGTTGTATTATCGAGGACAATGCAATTCTTCCTCCTGAAACAACAGTCGCCAGTTATATGCGATTTACAGCGAATGGAACAATTGAAGGCGGACAAGGAAATCCAAACTTTGTTCCAGCTGCAATGCAAGATCAAATGGTCGATTATACTAAATCGTTTTATGAACATTTTGTTATGGCTCAGCCAGCTTAA